The following are encoded in a window of Thalassotalea insulae genomic DNA:
- a CDS encoding glycine cleavage system protein R, whose translation MNHLIISFISPDRPGLVDTLANIISQHQGNWQTSSLHYLSGYFSGVMEIAVASEQSEQLIDKLQSIPDFKCLVETANTKATETDANIILELTANDRTGIVQEISSVIHHQGGNLLKLVSSHDSAPHSGQTLFKAKATIAVAGNSVEKLVDALESLADDLMVDISH comes from the coding sequence ATGAATCATCTGATCATCTCTTTTATTAGTCCAGATCGTCCTGGACTGGTTGATACGCTGGCCAATATCATTAGCCAACATCAAGGTAACTGGCAAACTAGTAGCCTGCATTATTTATCGGGTTATTTTTCCGGGGTCATGGAAATAGCCGTCGCGTCAGAACAGAGCGAGCAGTTAATCGATAAATTACAAAGTATTCCCGATTTTAAATGTCTGGTTGAGACAGCTAACACTAAAGCAACAGAGACAGATGCTAATATTATTCTGGAATTAACCGCAAACGACCGAACTGGCATAGTGCAAGAAATATCTTCAGTGATCCATCACCAAGGCGGAAATTTATTAAAACTGGTCAGTTCCCATGACAGCGCCCCACATTCCGGACAAACATTGTTTAAAGCTAAAGCAACCATCGCCGTTGCTGGTAATAGCGTAGAGAAATTAGTGGATGCACTAGAAAGTCTAGCTGATGATTTAATGGTAGACATTTCCCATTAA
- a CDS encoding PilZ domain-containing protein, protein MENRRQFTRILFSIDAQLEIDEQCYPVNIHDISLNGALISSPDNIDNILHKLGLLRFNLSGTEAEVCMHIAVVHIESDEIGLQCNAIDIDSVTHLRRLVELNLGDESQLNKELSQLSRS, encoded by the coding sequence ATGGAAAATAGACGACAGTTTACCCGGATATTGTTTTCAATTGATGCACAATTGGAAATCGATGAACAATGCTACCCGGTAAATATTCATGATATCTCACTCAATGGTGCCTTAATCAGTTCACCCGATAATATCGATAATATTTTGCATAAATTAGGGCTATTACGCTTTAATTTATCTGGTACAGAGGCAGAAGTTTGCATGCATATTGCCGTTGTCCATATAGAATCAGATGAGATCGGCTTACAATGTAACGCCATCGACATCGACAGCGTCACCCATTTACGTCGCTTAGTTGAATTAAACTTAGGTGATGAAAGCCAATTAAATAAGGAGTTATCGCAACTCTCCCGTAGTTAA
- the ettA gene encoding energy-dependent translational throttle protein EttA encodes MALPDKFIYSMHRVSKVVPPKRTILKDISLSFFPGAKIGVLGLNGAGKSTLLRIMAGVDTEFEGEAQALAGTNIGYLPQEPQLDESKTVREVVEEAVSEVKNAMTRLDQVYAEYAEPDADFDALAKEQGELENIINAQDGHNIDNVLERAADALRLPEWQQKVAVLSGGERRRVALCRLLLQKPDMLLLDEPTNHLDAESVAWLERFLHDYTGTVVAITHDRYFLDNVAGWILELDRGHGIPWEGNYSSWLEQKDARLEQEKRSENALQKTIKQELEWVRSNPKGRQAKSKARMARFEELNSQEHQKRNETNELYIPPGPRLGDKVLEVNNLTKSFGERVLIDDLSFSIPKGAIVGIIGANGAGKSTLFKMLSGAEQPDSGSVELGDTVQLASVDQFRDDMNDKNTVFEEISEGHDILTIGNYEIPSRAYCSRFNFKGNDQQKFIGDLSGGERNRVHLAKLVKTGGNLLLLDEPTNDLDVETLRALEEALLEFPGCAMVISHDRWFLDRIATHILDYRDEGQVNFYEGNFTDYEEWLKKTLGAAAIEPHRIKYKKIG; translated from the coding sequence ATGGCATTGCCAGATAAGTTCATCTATTCAATGCACCGCGTCAGCAAAGTGGTGCCGCCGAAACGCACAATATTAAAAGACATCTCATTATCCTTTTTTCCAGGCGCCAAAATTGGTGTCTTAGGTTTAAACGGTGCAGGTAAATCAACGCTATTGAGAATAATGGCGGGGGTCGATACTGAATTTGAAGGGGAAGCCCAAGCACTCGCTGGCACTAACATCGGTTACTTACCACAAGAGCCTCAGCTGGATGAAAGTAAAACTGTACGCGAAGTAGTCGAAGAAGCGGTTTCAGAAGTTAAAAATGCTATGACGCGCTTAGATCAGGTTTATGCAGAGTATGCTGAACCAGACGCTGATTTTGACGCTTTAGCAAAAGAGCAAGGTGAGTTGGAAAACATTATTAACGCGCAAGACGGGCATAATATCGATAATGTACTAGAGCGCGCTGCTGATGCGTTACGCCTACCAGAGTGGCAACAAAAAGTCGCGGTACTCAGTGGTGGTGAACGACGCCGTGTCGCCTTATGTCGCTTATTATTACAAAAGCCAGATATGTTATTGTTGGACGAACCGACTAACCATTTAGATGCAGAATCCGTTGCCTGGTTAGAGCGCTTCCTACACGACTACACTGGCACTGTTGTCGCTATTACCCATGACCGTTACTTCTTAGATAATGTTGCTGGCTGGATTTTAGAATTAGACCGAGGCCATGGTATCCCATGGGAAGGCAACTATTCTTCATGGCTTGAACAAAAAGATGCCCGTTTAGAGCAAGAAAAACGCAGTGAAAACGCCCTACAAAAAACCATTAAACAAGAGCTTGAATGGGTTCGATCTAATCCAAAAGGCCGTCAGGCCAAAAGCAAAGCTCGTATGGCACGCTTTGAAGAACTCAATAGTCAAGAACATCAAAAACGTAACGAAACTAATGAGCTTTATATTCCACCAGGACCACGCCTTGGTGACAAAGTATTAGAAGTGAACAACCTAACGAAATCATTTGGCGAACGCGTATTAATTGATGATCTCAGCTTTAGCATTCCTAAAGGTGCCATAGTCGGCATTATCGGTGCTAACGGCGCAGGTAAATCAACCCTGTTTAAAATGCTATCGGGTGCTGAGCAGCCAGATTCAGGTTCAGTAGAACTTGGCGACACCGTACAGCTGGCGAGCGTTGATCAGTTTCGTGATGACATGAATGATAAAAATACTGTCTTTGAAGAAATTTCCGAAGGCCACGATATATTAACCATAGGCAACTATGAAATTCCAAGCCGTGCCTATTGTTCTCGTTTTAATTTTAAAGGTAATGATCAGCAAAAATTCATTGGTGATCTTTCCGGAGGGGAACGAAACCGAGTACATTTAGCGAAACTGGTTAAAACTGGCGGCAACTTATTACTACTGGATGAGCCAACCAATGATCTTGACGTTGAAACGCTACGTGCCTTAGAAGAAGCGTTATTGGAATTCCCAGGTTGTGCCATGGTGATCTCTCATGACCGTTGGTTCCTCGACCGTATTGCTACCCACATTCTTGATTACCGTGATGAAGGACAAGTGAACTTCTATGAAGGTAACTTTACTGATTACGAAGAATGGTTGAAAAAAACCTTAGGGGCAGCAGCGATAGAACCACACCGTATCAAGTATAAAAAAATCGGCTAA
- a CDS encoding bacteriohemerythrin — MKSINSNHHIDVLIIYQDKESVKHVILQLQELSINFKTLIFDHNRFSDILHLAPKLILLSSNNTISTIKFYIELLEKYEDKLCSHSSVLLVNNKNAAKAYLACQQGLFDDYVIINPLIEPYRLKLLIQQRLKIRHPHGDSHVNELLAASGNELANCISYGVKLKSNVEHQLSACQQEIIKATLEQCVTDESNEVLQHMVKMTFSELNQNLSTQIQQILTQMLDVKALHSTINDKLTSSNNNGQRPCSSAGINLTSLLKQQDDTLLTQPPKQYKLLIAEHSELFTKLLIEIFEDTHFDFVVAHNGTDALMLYKVFQPDVILLSYDLPNIDGIEVTKRLRQQGEKVPIVAFSQHQNKRLINQWIPLGLSGYIVKPSTKKNILNTVIQASKSQNEIISHNHNHNHAQIEWIPAYSVGNELIDMQHKKLFSLINDFFNNSNQEAVKALFSKLAQYIKIHFEAEEELMFHCNYPKIIEHQQKHIALTKKFELMANKLETYNEANHHKIGLFLYNWLAKHILKEDLDYKPYAIKQSNIDLLNNNSISIEQ; from the coding sequence ATGAAATCAATTAATTCGAACCACCATATTGACGTTTTAATCATCTATCAAGATAAAGAAAGCGTTAAACACGTTATCCTGCAATTACAAGAATTAAGCATCAATTTTAAAACCCTAATCTTTGATCATAATCGCTTCAGCGACATACTCCACTTAGCTCCCAAACTGATCTTACTTTCGTCCAATAACACCATCAGCACAATTAAATTTTACATTGAACTATTAGAGAAATATGAAGATAAACTCTGTAGTCATTCCAGTGTTTTACTTGTCAATAATAAAAATGCAGCCAAGGCCTATTTAGCCTGCCAACAAGGTTTGTTTGATGATTATGTCATTATCAATCCGTTAATTGAGCCTTATCGACTGAAACTATTAATTCAGCAGAGATTAAAAATTCGGCATCCCCACGGCGATAGTCATGTTAACGAGCTGCTTGCGGCCAGTGGCAATGAACTTGCGAACTGTATATCTTATGGAGTAAAACTAAAAAGCAACGTTGAGCATCAGCTATCGGCTTGTCAGCAGGAAATTATAAAGGCAACACTTGAGCAGTGTGTTACAGACGAATCGAACGAAGTATTGCAACACATGGTAAAAATGACCTTTAGCGAACTTAATCAGAACCTTTCGACACAAATTCAACAAATATTAACTCAAATGCTTGATGTCAAAGCATTACATAGCACCATAAATGACAAACTTACCTCATCCAACAATAATGGCCAACGACCTTGCTCCAGTGCAGGAATAAACTTGACCTCTTTACTCAAGCAACAAGATGATACTTTACTTACTCAGCCCCCCAAGCAATATAAATTACTGATCGCCGAACATTCAGAATTATTTACTAAATTACTGATTGAAATTTTTGAAGATACCCATTTTGATTTTGTTGTAGCACACAACGGTACAGACGCATTAATGCTATATAAAGTATTTCAGCCTGATGTTATTTTACTGTCCTACGATTTACCCAATATAGATGGCATTGAAGTGACCAAACGCCTGCGTCAGCAAGGAGAAAAAGTTCCCATTGTTGCCTTTAGCCAACATCAAAACAAACGTTTAATCAACCAGTGGATACCATTAGGACTAAGTGGCTATATCGTCAAACCATCCACTAAAAAGAATATCCTCAATACGGTTATACAAGCGAGTAAAAGCCAAAACGAAATCATCAGCCATAATCACAATCATAACCATGCACAGATAGAATGGATCCCCGCTTATTCTGTTGGCAATGAGCTGATTGATATGCAGCATAAAAAGCTGTTTTCGCTGATTAATGATTTTTTTAACAATAGCAATCAAGAAGCGGTGAAAGCCTTGTTTAGCAAATTAGCGCAATACATCAAAATACACTTTGAAGCAGAAGAAGAATTGATGTTTCATTGCAATTATCCAAAGATAATTGAGCACCAACAAAAACATATAGCGTTAACCAAAAAGTTTGAATTAATGGCAAATAAACTGGAAACATATAATGAGGCTAACCATCATAAAATAGGTTTGTTTTTGTATAACTGGTTAGCCAAACATATTTTAAAAGAAGATTTAGACTATAAACCCTATGCGATTAAACAAAGCAATATAGATTTACTGAATAATAACAGTATTTCAATCGAACAATGA
- a CDS encoding GGDEF and EAL domain-containing protein, whose protein sequence is MQSDYFRQHKRLTDICSEGLCVLTPKGKFLQVNASFIKMTGYSEQELLDLSIQDLDKHFCLPSTDTANAPIGNQLTTQLQHKNGSKIKVNLNVLYQQNVHDNILLNCQKVTHEPSRPAKNSIIENIFNNSTEAIVVTDNRGEIILTNTQFTHITGYNTTDVSGQTLAILKSGRHNNSFYQEFWHELNTKGVWSGEIWNKRKNGEIYPEWLNISSIRDANDEISYFIAQFSDISSIKRSENIQQFQAYHDPLTKLPNRRLLFERLAKLEQHDTVIDSTFAVLFCDLDRFKTINDTLGHNVGDEVLKAVADTLKGALRNTDTIARSGGDEFIIVIEGNEAIQHLERIAAQILAKFDAPIETKYGEFFISFSIGISKYPTDSSDIRELISFADIAMYQVKRIGGNNFCIFDPKQKQNILHKIELENIIHQSIDNKEFEVWYQPQINAKTREVYGVECLLRWQHPQHGFVSPELFIPIAERNGLIKELGEFVLTTACHQLRQWQINDIFTGMMAINVSPRQFDRDNLVGLLRKTLAEAAVPAHCIEIEVTESIFAKEDNFHISILEEIRNLGAKIAIDDFGTGYSSLARLKQLPIDNLKIDKSFIDHITSSDKDLSIVNALCLLSRSFNIDIIAEGVEHQQQANLLQQLGCHNHQGYLYGKPMPAKAFEQWLINFSLSPVIDPIKAKVTAITTN, encoded by the coding sequence TTGCAATCTGACTATTTTCGACAGCATAAACGATTAACCGATATCTGTTCAGAAGGTTTATGTGTATTAACGCCCAAGGGAAAATTCCTTCAGGTAAATGCCAGTTTTATCAAAATGACAGGTTATAGTGAGCAGGAATTACTCGACTTATCCATTCAAGATCTCGACAAGCATTTTTGCCTTCCAAGCACAGATACTGCAAATGCACCAATCGGCAATCAGTTAACCACCCAGTTACAACATAAAAACGGCTCAAAAATCAAAGTTAACCTTAATGTCTTATATCAGCAAAACGTGCACGACAACATCTTGCTCAATTGTCAAAAAGTTACTCACGAACCAAGCAGGCCAGCAAAAAACAGCATCATAGAGAATATTTTTAATAACTCAACAGAAGCAATCGTTGTAACAGATAACCGTGGAGAAATTATTTTAACCAATACGCAGTTCACCCATATTACTGGTTACAATACCACTGACGTGAGCGGCCAAACATTGGCGATTTTAAAATCAGGTCGCCATAATAATAGTTTCTATCAAGAGTTTTGGCACGAACTAAACACGAAAGGAGTCTGGTCGGGGGAAATTTGGAACAAACGAAAAAACGGTGAAATCTACCCAGAATGGTTAAACATTAGTAGTATCAGAGATGCAAACGATGAAATCAGCTACTTTATTGCCCAATTTTCCGATATCTCCTCGATAAAAAGATCAGAAAACATCCAACAATTTCAAGCGTACCATGACCCGTTAACTAAACTCCCTAATCGCAGGCTTTTATTTGAGCGCCTAGCCAAACTAGAGCAACATGATACGGTAATCGACTCGACCTTTGCAGTATTATTTTGCGATCTCGACCGCTTTAAAACGATCAATGATACCTTAGGACATAATGTTGGTGACGAAGTGTTAAAAGCGGTTGCCGATACTCTCAAAGGTGCGTTAAGGAATACTGATACCATTGCGCGCAGTGGCGGAGACGAATTTATTATTGTTATTGAAGGTAACGAGGCAATTCAACACTTAGAGCGTATTGCGGCACAAATACTAGCCAAATTCGATGCCCCAATTGAAACTAAATATGGTGAATTCTTTATTTCCTTCAGTATCGGTATCAGCAAATATCCAACAGACTCAAGCGATATCAGAGAACTCATTTCATTTGCAGATATTGCCATGTATCAAGTTAAACGCATTGGTGGAAACAATTTCTGTATTTTTGATCCCAAGCAAAAACAAAATATTCTCCATAAAATTGAGTTAGAAAATATTATTCATCAATCAATTGATAATAAGGAATTCGAAGTCTGGTACCAGCCACAAATTAACGCCAAAACGCGAGAGGTTTACGGCGTAGAATGCTTACTACGCTGGCAACACCCACAACATGGTTTTGTTTCTCCCGAGTTATTTATTCCTATTGCAGAGCGTAATGGCCTGATCAAAGAGCTAGGAGAGTTTGTCCTCACTACCGCCTGTCATCAACTCAGACAATGGCAAATTAATGATATTTTTACTGGCATGATGGCAATCAATGTTTCACCAAGACAATTTGATCGCGATAACTTGGTTGGTCTGTTAAGGAAAACCTTGGCAGAAGCAGCGGTTCCTGCACATTGCATCGAAATAGAAGTGACTGAATCTATTTTTGCCAAAGAAGATAATTTCCATATTTCGATACTGGAAGAGATACGTAATTTAGGCGCAAAAATAGCAATAGATGACTTTGGCACTGGCTACTCATCACTGGCTAGATTAAAACAACTGCCGATAGATAACCTAAAGATCGATAAGAGTTTTATCGACCATATCACTTCCTCAGATAAAGACTTATCAATAGTTAATGCCCTATGTTTATTAAGCCGCTCTTTTAATATCGACATCATTGCTGAGGGTGTTGAACACCAACAACAGGCAAATTTACTACAACAACTCGGCTGCCATAATCATCAAGGGTATTTATATGGCAAGCCCATGCCCGCTAAAGCATTTGAACAATGGCTCATCAACTTCTCTTTGTCGCCAGTCATTGACCCAATAAAAGCAAAAGTAACAGCAATAACGACCAACTAG
- a CDS encoding CBS domain-containing protein, with amino-acid sequence MNKDLINIAQQSIAEIMNKNVITVSVDDSISDVEKFITEHQLSFLPVMDIDNKCFGVVSDRDFVKFHHYKGNAKLEHIWEICSHSVITVDIDTTINEAAQLLIAHKVHHLIVFENNNVTGVVSSIDLLRYYVND; translated from the coding sequence ATGAATAAAGACCTCATCAACATCGCCCAGCAATCCATTGCCGAGATTATGAATAAAAACGTTATCACCGTTAGCGTTGATGACAGTATTTCCGATGTAGAAAAGTTTATAACTGAGCATCAGCTTTCTTTCTTACCTGTGATGGATATCGACAACAAGTGCTTCGGTGTTGTTAGTGACCGTGACTTTGTTAAGTTTCATCATTATAAAGGAAACGCTAAATTGGAGCATATCTGGGAGATATGTTCACACTCGGTAATAACCGTTGATATAGACACAACGATTAACGAAGCAGCACAACTGCTGATCGCTCATAAAGTGCATCATTTAATCGTTTTCGAAAACAATAACGTCACAGGCGTTGTCTCATCGATAGATTTGTTAAGGTATTATGTTAATGATTAA
- a CDS encoding MipA/OmpV family protein: MKQQITYGALGCYLLASLAPVFANEVPAEENEWLSGYLKVGYGYKSETSPYHNKDTGGSLFISGRYQLKPGFFIEVSHGANELNQGTNFGFNFWNSQHWSFDLLTVRGHGENVYEFGGKNIPHIREVKKSTNMLGLRAVGGFDRTTFQATVAPYSFSDEYDGALYASVWGSQSWLIKNWEVYASVGVEYRSRDMMDYYYSTSDAIESIGFKHYQADSGINLITQVGTSYPISENVLFEAYARYTDLPDSITDNPVMQLAANRDDRAQGITEFGVLVSYVF, encoded by the coding sequence TTGAAACAACAGATAACGTATGGTGCGCTTGGCTGCTACTTACTGGCAAGTTTAGCCCCGGTATTCGCGAATGAAGTACCAGCTGAAGAGAACGAATGGCTCAGTGGCTATTTAAAAGTCGGTTACGGCTATAAATCGGAAACCTCACCTTATCATAACAAGGATACTGGCGGCTCATTATTTATCAGCGGTCGTTATCAGCTAAAACCTGGCTTTTTTATTGAAGTATCACACGGTGCTAACGAACTGAATCAGGGCACTAATTTTGGCTTTAACTTTTGGAATAGCCAGCACTGGAGCTTTGATTTATTAACCGTACGTGGTCATGGTGAAAATGTCTATGAATTCGGTGGTAAAAATATTCCCCATATCAGGGAAGTGAAAAAATCGACCAACATGCTGGGCTTAAGAGCGGTAGGTGGATTTGATCGTACGACGTTTCAGGCAACGGTAGCCCCATACTCATTCAGTGATGAATATGACGGCGCGCTATATGCCTCAGTGTGGGGCTCACAATCCTGGCTGATTAAAAACTGGGAAGTCTATGCGTCGGTTGGGGTCGAATATCGTTCGAGAGATATGATGGATTATTATTATTCGACCTCTGATGCGATTGAAAGCATCGGTTTTAAACATTATCAGGCAGACAGCGGTATTAATCTTATTACTCAGGTTGGCACCAGTTATCCTATATCGGAAAATGTTCTGTTTGAAGCTTATGCCAGATATACCGATTTACCTGATAGCATAACCGATAACCCAGTGATGCAACTTGCAGCAAATCGAGATGATCGTGCTCAGGGCATTACTGAGTTTGGTGTGCTTGTTAGCTATGTTTTTTAA
- a CDS encoding DUF3019 domain-containing protein, which produces MSAIKNLVVLSLIILIQLSSVCYAQDNVIELQPNQCIAVHQGEKCYVDISLNWQTQQSGNYCLFSSQQQAPLLCWQNSLSGHFEQETIANENVIFYLKAQHGSEILAQKELKMAWVYKKSVRARTSWRLF; this is translated from the coding sequence ATGTCTGCTATTAAAAATCTAGTAGTATTAAGTTTGATTATCCTGATTCAGCTGTCAAGTGTTTGCTATGCCCAGGATAATGTAATTGAACTTCAGCCGAATCAATGTATTGCTGTGCATCAGGGAGAAAAATGTTATGTCGATATTTCTTTGAATTGGCAAACTCAGCAAAGTGGCAATTATTGTTTGTTTTCCAGTCAACAGCAAGCACCGTTATTGTGCTGGCAAAACAGCTTGTCAGGTCACTTTGAACAGGAAACGATCGCTAATGAAAATGTGATCTTTTATTTAAAAGCGCAACATGGCTCAGAAATTTTGGCACAAAAAGAGCTGAAAATGGCCTGGGTTTATAAAAAGAGTGTTCGCGCTCGTACTTCTTGGAGATTATTTTAA
- a CDS encoding response regulator has translation MNSPSLSPYLLIVEDDQDLAEWMQSYLQKKGFEVEITGCGLAAVNLIQTTNPDLVILDGMLPNLDGIEVCRQVRPTFTNTIIMVTARDEEIDEVLGLEMGADDYLTKPVRARALLARINKHLAKQQHQTQENSPQRLHFNQLVIDHSARTVSLAGELVKISSHEFDLLWILATQAGEVVSRQALVNELRGFDYDGFDRSIDLKVSRLRKKLGDSSNDPYRIKTVWGKGYLFIKEAW, from the coding sequence ATGAATAGCCCTAGTTTATCGCCTTATCTGCTGATTGTTGAAGATGATCAGGACCTGGCCGAGTGGATGCAAAGTTATTTGCAGAAAAAGGGCTTTGAGGTTGAAATCACAGGATGTGGATTAGCGGCGGTTAACTTGATCCAAACAACCAACCCGGACTTAGTGATCCTCGATGGCATGTTACCTAACCTAGATGGTATTGAGGTTTGCCGTCAGGTTCGTCCAACCTTTACGAATACCATTATTATGGTGACAGCGCGTGATGAAGAAATTGATGAAGTGCTTGGGCTGGAAATGGGCGCGGATGATTACCTTACTAAACCGGTACGGGCCAGAGCGTTATTAGCGCGGATCAATAAACATTTGGCAAAGCAGCAACACCAGACGCAAGAGAATTCGCCACAGCGTTTGCACTTTAATCAGCTAGTGATAGATCATTCCGCAAGAACTGTGAGTTTGGCCGGTGAGTTAGTAAAAATATCAAGCCATGAATTTGATTTGTTATGGATACTGGCCACTCAGGCAGGTGAGGTGGTTTCTCGTCAGGCGTTAGTGAATGAACTTAGAGGCTTTGATTATGACGGTTTTGACCGCTCGATCGATTTAAAAGTCTCGCGTTTACGTAAAAAGCTCGGTGACAGTTCGAACGATCCGTACCGCATTAAGACGGTGTGGGGTAAAGGTTATTTGTTTATAAAAGAGGCTTGGTAA
- a CDS encoding sensor histidine kinase, giving the protein MTYSLILVVFASTIGLGWLVDTLYQHNAEPEQDVSKVRLFEQFGDNLAQTLAQLANKQAFIHQWTGNHDYQLSLKALDKLVMPPLLVEQFRQQQHLLLTTDSQLSYYALLPDDKVLVLKAPLRLFESQGNATDIFYTLLFYGLLLSFFLIWAYPLLRQLSRLKRAAQSFGDGELTQRIVPSKISYISAIEQEFNHMAQRIADLIADVKLLSSAVSHDLRTPLARIQFGLDTLAEEDDPQLIKEYQEKISDNVEQMTALVETLLNYARLEQTMLTIEREPLALLALLKKLAQQYSTEQVNIMIKATRYQPELTVLGDSQYLSMLFSNLIKNAINYGQGQVIIELSHQQGQVIIMVHDNGNGVPKQQQLDIFKPFVRGNHAANSGYGIGLAFAKRVVQWHHGELSVGDSNILSGAAFRVILPINRG; this is encoded by the coding sequence TTGACATATTCGCTAATCCTGGTGGTGTTTGCTTCAACCATAGGCCTTGGCTGGTTGGTCGATACCTTGTATCAGCATAACGCCGAGCCTGAACAGGATGTCAGCAAAGTGAGGTTGTTTGAGCAGTTTGGTGACAATCTTGCACAAACTTTGGCTCAGTTAGCAAACAAACAGGCATTTATTCATCAGTGGACGGGAAATCATGATTATCAGTTGTCGCTTAAAGCGCTAGATAAACTGGTGATGCCACCATTGTTAGTTGAACAGTTTCGTCAGCAGCAACACTTGTTGTTAACTACTGATAGCCAGCTTTCATATTATGCGCTATTACCAGATGATAAGGTGCTAGTGCTTAAGGCTCCATTGAGGCTGTTTGAGTCTCAAGGTAATGCGACTGATATTTTTTATACTTTGTTGTTTTATGGACTATTATTGAGCTTTTTTCTGATATGGGCATATCCATTATTGCGGCAACTATCACGGTTAAAACGAGCAGCGCAGTCGTTTGGTGATGGAGAATTAACGCAACGTATCGTCCCGAGTAAAATTTCATATATTAGTGCAATAGAACAAGAGTTTAACCACATGGCACAGCGTATTGCCGATTTGATCGCCGATGTTAAATTGCTTAGCAGTGCTGTCTCGCATGATTTAAGAACGCCATTGGCGCGTATTCAGTTTGGTCTTGATACCTTAGCAGAGGAAGATGATCCTCAGTTGATAAAGGAGTATCAGGAAAAAATCAGTGACAATGTTGAACAAATGACTGCGTTAGTGGAAACGCTGCTTAATTATGCGCGCCTTGAACAGACAATGTTAACCATTGAGCGTGAACCGCTTGCGTTGTTGGCATTGCTAAAAAAACTAGCGCAGCAATATAGCACAGAGCAAGTGAACATCATGATAAAAGCAACTCGCTATCAGCCTGAGTTGACAGTGTTGGGGGATAGTCAATACTTATCCATGTTGTTTAGTAACTTGATAAAGAATGCCATTAATTATGGCCAGGGACAGGTGATTATTGAATTAAGTCATCAACAGGGACAGGTGATAATAATGGTACATGATAATGGTAACGGTGTACCAAAACAGCAGCAGCTTGATATTTTTAAACCTTTTGTTCGTGGCAACCATGCGGCTAATTCCGGTTATGGCATAGGGCTAGCCTTTGCTAAACGGGTTGTACAATGGCATCACGGTGAGCTGAGTGTCGGCGATTCTAATATTTTATCTGGTGCGGCCTTTAGGGTGATATTGCCCATTAACCGTGGTTAA